A stretch of DNA from Pseudonocardia hierapolitana:
TCGGTCCAGTAGACGTATGCGGCGTCGTTGATCGTGATCAGCTCTTCTTTCTGCATCCGCTGGAGGAGCCCGAGAGCACCCTCCGCTCCGTGCACCGTGTCGAACTTCCACACCGTCAAGGTCGCTGCCATGCCCGGCCTCCTTCAGGAACGATCGGTCGTCACGCACTCTGCTGACCGCGACCCGCCGCGCCATCACCCCGCGGGGGCGATCGTGGAAGGCGGCTCGGTCCGGGGTGGGCCCTTGCCCTGCTACCGCACCGTCCGGTTCATCTGAGGCAACTGCTGCCGCTGCCCGAGCCGTTCGAGCCAGGCCACGAGCTGGTGATGCACCGAGTCGGCCCCGACCAGGTGTCCGGCGACCGGCCAGTCCGCGGGGTGGATCAGCACCGACCGGGACTGCCAGCCGCCCAGCCCGCCGTGGCAGCCGACGAGCTCCTCGAACGCCGCCACCTCGCCGGTCGACACGTCGATCCGGCTGTTCACCAGGATGTCGCCGACATGCGGGAGCCGGTCGTGACGGCGCAGGTCATCCGCTGCATGCCGGCCGAACATCGCGAGCGGATCGAGGCCCTCCACGTGGTCGTCGAACAGCCTGCGTGTGCCGTTCGCGCCGAGGACGAGCGGGCCGTGGGTGCGGGAGCGCACCACGACGAATCCGATACCCGGATGCGTCGCGAGCCCGTTGAGCAGCCTCGGGTGCAGCTCATCGATCTCCTCGAGCGTCAGGCGCCCCGGTACGCGGGGGAAGTAGACGAGCCCGAGGTTGCCGGACGCGACGACCACGAGATCCGGGCGCTCGGCGCCGGGCGGCCGGTCCGCTGGCCTCCCCTCCTCGGGAGGACGCCGGCGCTGGATGCGGCGCGTCATGCCGCCCGCCATCCCGCCCTGGGCGGTCACCTCGGTGAGGAGCGCGTTGACCCGCCCCCATTGCTCCTGCCCGTGCGTCGCCGCCGCGAGCTCGGCCCCGGCGCGCATCTGCTGCCGGACGAGGTCCTCCAACCGCATGCCGTAGCGCTGCAGGAACGTGGCGCCCTGGCTCTGCCCGTGGTCGGACAGCACCACGAAGCGGTACGGCCGGGGGGCGGCCCGCGCGACCTGCTCGAGCGTGCCCAGCACCCGGTCGATCCCCTCGAGCGAGGCCAGCGATTCGGGACGCGTCGGGCCGGCATGGTGGGCGATCTCGTCGTAGTCGACGAGGTCGCAGTAGAGCGACGGTGCTCCCCCGCGGAGGTGTGCCGCGACCAGGTAGGTGTTCAGCTCGCGCAGCAGCACGTTCGTCACACCACGCAGGGCCACGTAGGACGCGCCGCGATGGACCCGCGGCTCGATGCCGCGCAGCCGCTGGCGGCGGCCCTGGTACAGCTCCTTGATCATCTCCGCGACGGTGAGGACCAGCGAGCGGGTCAACCCGTAGGGATCCACGAAGAAGGCACTCAGCCAGCGGGTCGGGCGGGGTGCCGAACCCGACCCCGCCGTGCTCATCGTCAGGCTGCTGATCGGCGCGTCACCGGAGAAGATGTTGGAGAGGCTCACGCCGTCATCGGCGAGCAACCCGCGCCCGTCGGACAGCCGTGACTCGACCAGCGCGCTGTCCTTGGGGTGGTTGGTCACGACGAGCCGGCCGGCGTCCTTCTCCCACCAGCGGAACGCCGGCACCTCGTCACTCCCGCCGTGCAGCAGGCCGGCCTGGCTGGCCGGGGTCGTCGCCGGTAGCTCGGCGTGCCACTCGGTGAGGGTGTGGCTGCCCGACCGGATCCAGCGGCTCAACGTCGGCAGGTTGCCCGCCTGGACGGCCCAGCGCGCGAGCGGGGCGGACAGGCCGTCGATCTGGATCATGACGACACCCGGGGCATCGGTTGGCGTAGCGGCCCGGCGGGCGCTGCGCGTGCTGCGCAGGAGGTGCGCGATGACCGCACGGTTGTCCCCCGCCGTGACGAACCAGCTGGCGATGCTCACCAGGATCGCGTAGAGCCACGAGGCCCAGAACGCGTCCCAGAACCCTCCGACGTGGATTCCCGGGGTGACGGAAAGGGCCAGGTACATCAGCACGGCCTGGCTCAGGAGCCACCCCGCGATCACCCCGGCCCATCCGAGCCGCACGGCCACGGCCACGAACGCGGGCCGCAGCACCGCGGCGAGCAGCCCGAGGAGCACGACGGCGAGCAGGACGGCCCAGCGCACGTCCAGGGATACGCCGGGCAGCACTGCGATCGTGAACCCCATCGCGGCCCATCCGACCAGGAGCAGCAGGACCCCGTGGCGCACAGCAGCCTCCGTCGTTCCCGTCGTGCTTTCCCGCGATGGTCGGCGGAAGCAGTGCGCTCGGCCCCATCCGTGCGGGATGAGTTCGGCCCCGGGATCCCCGCGATACCCGGGGCCTGCAGCCGCAGCGGCGCACGGCCGGAGGTTCACCCGCGGCGGAGGGTCAGAACGCTCTCGCGCGCCGTTAACGTCCTCCCCGGCGAGACCGAGAATCCTCGGTCGTCCTTCCAAGGAGGCACC
This window harbors:
- a CDS encoding alkaline phosphatase family protein, whose translation is MRHGVLLLLVGWAAMGFTIAVLPGVSLDVRWAVLLAVVLLGLLAAVLRPAFVAVAVRLGWAGVIAGWLLSQAVLMYLALSVTPGIHVGGFWDAFWASWLYAILVSIASWFVTAGDNRAVIAHLLRSTRSARRAATPTDAPGVVMIQIDGLSAPLARWAVQAGNLPTLSRWIRSGSHTLTEWHAELPATTPASQAGLLHGGSDEVPAFRWWEKDAGRLVVTNHPKDSALVESRLSDGRGLLADDGVSLSNIFSGDAPISSLTMSTAGSGSAPRPTRWLSAFFVDPYGLTRSLVLTVAEMIKELYQGRRQRLRGIEPRVHRGASYVALRGVTNVLLRELNTYLVAAHLRGGAPSLYCDLVDYDEIAHHAGPTRPESLASLEGIDRVLGTLEQVARAAPRPYRFVVLSDHGQSQGATFLQRYGMRLEDLVRQQMRAGAELAAATHGQEQWGRVNALLTEVTAQGGMAGGMTRRIQRRRPPEEGRPADRPPGAERPDLVVVASGNLGLVYFPRVPGRLTLEEIDELHPRLLNGLATHPGIGFVVVRSRTHGPLVLGANGTRRLFDDHVEGLDPLAMFGRHAADDLRRHDRLPHVGDILVNSRIDVSTGEVAAFEELVGCHGGLGGWQSRSVLIHPADWPVAGHLVGADSVHHQLVAWLERLGQRQQLPQMNRTVR